One window of Nocardioides dongkuii genomic DNA carries:
- a CDS encoding amidohydrolase family protein codes for MTAPVLRFHGPVLPDGEARDLYVVDGRVTYERQAGAETAAEGWIVPGLVDAHNHLGLDDGGAVDDDEVERQALQDRDAGALLLRDCGSPADTRWVQQREDLPRLVRAGRHLARTRRYLRDYGHEVEPDELPAYAAREARAGDGWVKLVGDWISREDGDLAPSFPAPAFAAAIAAAHAEGARVTAHCFGHEVLPGLLEAGIDCIEHGTGLTLDQVALMADRGVALVPTVMQTAKFPGFADAGRERFPAYAATMEELYARRREVLMSAFEAGVPLYVGSDGGGPARHGHLAGEVLAMVEMGLPAEYVVGAASWRARQWLGFDPALGEGSAADFVVLDRDPLLDPSVLYAPSRVVLRGRVVV; via the coding sequence ATGACGGCTCCCGTGCTCCGTTTCCATGGCCCGGTGCTCCCCGACGGGGAGGCGCGCGACCTGTACGTCGTCGACGGCCGGGTCACCTACGAGCGCCAGGCCGGCGCCGAGACGGCCGCCGAGGGCTGGATCGTTCCGGGCCTGGTCGACGCCCACAACCACCTCGGCCTCGACGACGGGGGAGCGGTCGACGACGACGAGGTCGAGCGGCAGGCGCTCCAGGACCGCGACGCCGGCGCCCTGCTGCTCCGCGACTGCGGCTCGCCCGCCGACACCCGCTGGGTCCAGCAGCGCGAGGACCTGCCGCGGCTAGTCCGGGCCGGGCGCCACCTGGCGCGCACCCGGCGCTACCTGCGCGACTACGGCCACGAGGTCGAGCCCGACGAGCTGCCGGCGTACGCCGCCCGGGAGGCGCGCGCCGGCGACGGCTGGGTCAAGCTCGTCGGCGACTGGATCTCCCGCGAGGACGGCGACCTGGCGCCGTCCTTCCCCGCCCCGGCGTTCGCCGCCGCCATCGCCGCCGCCCACGCGGAGGGCGCGCGGGTCACCGCGCACTGCTTCGGCCACGAGGTGCTGCCGGGCCTGCTCGAGGCCGGGATCGACTGCATCGAGCACGGCACCGGGCTCACCCTCGACCAGGTCGCGCTGATGGCCGACCGGGGCGTGGCGCTGGTGCCGACGGTCATGCAGACCGCGAAGTTCCCGGGCTTCGCCGACGCCGGCCGGGAGCGGTTCCCGGCGTACGCCGCGACGATGGAGGAGCTCTACGCCCGCCGCCGCGAGGTGCTGATGAGCGCCTTCGAGGCCGGCGTACCCCTCTACGTCGGCAGCGACGGCGGCGGTCCCGCGCGGCACGGCCACCTCGCGGGGGAGGTGCTCGCCATGGTCGAGATGGGGCTGCCCGCGGAGTACGTCGTCGGCGCGGCCTCCTGGCGCGCGCGCCAGTGGCTCGGCTTCGACCCCGCCCTCGGCGAGGGCTCCGCCGCGGACTTCGTCGTCCTGGACCGGGACCCCCTGCTGGACCCGTCGGTGCTCTACGCCCCGAGCCGGGTGGTGCTCCGCGGCCGCGTGGTCGTCTGA
- a CDS encoding RNA-binding protein, which translates to MLADALEHLVRGVVDNPDDVVVRDKQLRRGSVLEVLVHPDDLGKVIGRGGRTASAFRTVVSALAGKDGARVDFVDVDKRR; encoded by the coding sequence ATGCTCGCCGACGCGCTCGAGCACCTCGTCCGGGGTGTCGTCGACAACCCGGACGACGTGGTGGTCCGCGACAAGCAGCTGCGTCGCGGCTCCGTCCTCGAGGTCCTGGTGCACCCTGACGACCTCGGCAAGGTGATCGGCCGCGGAGGCCGCACCGCGTCGGCGTTCCGCACGGTCGTCTCGGCGCTGGCCGGCAAGGACGGCGCCCGGGTCGACTTCGTGGACGTCGACAAGCGTCGCTGA
- the rpsP gene encoding 30S ribosomal protein S16, which translates to MAVKIRLKRLGKVRVPQYRIVVVDSRKKRDGRVIEEIGKYHPKEDPSYIDVVSERAQYWLGVGAQPTEAVEAILKITGDWQTHKGLPGTEGTLQVKEAKRAKLDIFNEALKEAHGSASSEAVTKKTAAKKGESKAKAEEPKAEEPKAEETPAEAPAAEVPVTAGQTPEDATVEAEAAETKSEA; encoded by the coding sequence GTGGCCGTCAAGATTCGTTTGAAGCGCCTGGGCAAGGTCCGGGTGCCCCAGTACCGCATCGTCGTCGTCGACTCCCGCAAGAAGCGCGACGGCAGGGTCATCGAGGAGATCGGCAAGTACCACCCCAAGGAGGACCCGTCGTACATCGACGTCGTCTCCGAGCGGGCGCAGTACTGGCTGGGCGTCGGCGCGCAGCCGACGGAGGCCGTCGAGGCCATCCTCAAGATCACCGGTGACTGGCAGACCCACAAGGGTCTCCCGGGCACCGAGGGCACCCTGCAGGTGAAGGAGGCCAAGCGCGCCAAGCTCGACATCTTCAACGAGGCGCTCAAGGAGGCCCACGGCTCCGCTTCGTCGGAGGCCGTGACCAAGAAGACCGCCGCCAAGAAGGGCGAGTCCAAGGCCAAGGCCGAGGAGCCCAAGGCTGAGGAGCCGAAGGCCGAGGAGACCCCGGCCGAGGCGCCTGCCGCCGAGGTCCCGGTCACCGCGGGTCAGACCCCCGAGGACGCCACCGTCGAGGCCGAGGCGGCCGAGACCAAGAGCGAGGCCTGA
- a CDS encoding NYN domain-containing protein has protein sequence MATVLIVDGANVVGSRPDGWWKDRAGAARRLHEGLLVADTPYDVVVLVLEGAAKGGVRAGRDAHVRTVHAPRDGDATIVAEARAAAERGDRVTVVTADRMLQARVQGVGALALGPAWLLDQL, from the coding sequence ATGGCGACAGTCCTGATCGTCGACGGCGCCAACGTCGTCGGCAGCCGCCCCGACGGGTGGTGGAAGGACCGCGCCGGCGCGGCCCGGCGCCTGCACGAGGGGCTGCTGGTCGCGGACACGCCGTACGACGTGGTGGTGCTGGTGCTCGAGGGCGCGGCGAAGGGCGGCGTCCGCGCCGGCCGCGACGCGCACGTCCGCACGGTGCACGCGCCCCGCGACGGCGACGCGACCATCGTCGCGGAGGCCCGGGCGGCCGCCGAGCGCGGCGACCGGGTCACGGTGGTCACCGCCGACCGGATGCTCCAGGCCCGGGTCCAGGGCGTCGGCGCCCTCGCCCTCGGCCCCGCCTGGCTCCTCGACCAGCTCTGA
- a CDS encoding glycoside hydrolase family 3 protein produces the protein MTQHPSRGGRRRAAALLAGLAGLVATTLVPVQPSSAGAADPLPYQDPSLPTEQRVQDLLARMTIEEKVGQMTQAERIDVAADPSLVTTYGLGSVLSGGGSTPAENTPEGWADMVDTFQEAALDTRLGIPLLYGVDAVHGHANLLGATVFPHNIGLGATRDPDLVRRIGYITAKETRASGPNWNFAPCLCIARDDRWGRTYESFGESPRLVARMATVIDGLQGRRGQLDRPDRVLATAKHFAGDGLTAWDTGEGDYTLDQGIARVSRAEFERLALAPYRVAIDRHHVGSVMPSFSSVDWTEDGIGNPVKMHANRELLTDVLKGEMGFDGLVISDWRAIHQIPGDYRAQVKASVNAGVDMFMEPTTTEPVGYQQFIETLLALVADGEVPMSRIDDAVSRILTAKFELGLFEKPLTDRRHLDEIGSRQHRAVARKAVAKSQVLLTNRGRTLPLSPRRQPVYVAGSNADNIGNQAGGWTLTWQGGSTNVIPGDTVLDGIRKASRSPVTFSETASQRVPRGAAGVVVVGETPYAEGFGDVGGPEWAYDPGDAGVPRPEQTMRLSEADEAAVRTVCARAASCTVLVVSGRPLVLPDGLRRKIDALVASWLPGSEGTGVADVLFGERRFTGRLPVSWPRRVDEPVNVGDRRYDPLFRYGHGLSPRTGRGR, from the coding sequence ATGACCCAGCACCCATCCCGCGGAGGGCGCCGTCGCGCCGCCGCGCTCCTGGCCGGGCTCGCCGGCCTGGTCGCCACCACCCTGGTCCCGGTCCAGCCGTCCTCGGCCGGCGCCGCGGACCCGCTGCCCTACCAGGACCCCTCGCTGCCCACGGAGCAGCGGGTCCAGGACCTCCTCGCGCGGATGACGATCGAGGAGAAGGTCGGCCAGATGACCCAGGCCGAGCGCATCGACGTCGCGGCCGACCCGTCCCTGGTCACCACCTACGGACTCGGCAGCGTGCTGTCGGGAGGCGGCTCCACCCCGGCCGAGAACACCCCGGAGGGCTGGGCCGACATGGTCGACACCTTCCAGGAGGCGGCGCTCGACACCCGGCTCGGCATCCCGCTGCTGTACGGCGTCGACGCCGTCCACGGCCACGCCAACCTGCTCGGCGCCACCGTCTTCCCGCACAACATCGGCCTCGGGGCGACCCGAGACCCCGACCTCGTGCGCCGGATCGGGTACATCACGGCGAAGGAGACCCGCGCCAGCGGACCGAACTGGAACTTCGCGCCGTGCCTCTGCATCGCGCGCGACGACCGCTGGGGACGTACCTACGAGTCCTTCGGGGAGAGCCCCCGCCTGGTCGCCCGGATGGCCACGGTGATCGACGGCCTCCAGGGCAGGCGCGGCCAGCTCGACCGGCCCGACCGGGTGCTGGCGACCGCCAAGCACTTCGCGGGCGACGGCCTCACCGCCTGGGACACCGGCGAGGGCGACTACACCCTCGACCAGGGCATCGCCCGGGTCAGCCGAGCCGAGTTCGAGCGGCTCGCGCTGGCGCCGTACCGCGTCGCCATCGACCGCCACCACGTCGGGTCGGTGATGCCGTCGTTCTCCAGCGTCGACTGGACCGAGGACGGGATCGGCAACCCGGTGAAGATGCACGCCAACCGGGAGCTGCTCACCGACGTCCTCAAGGGCGAGATGGGCTTCGACGGCCTGGTGATCTCCGACTGGCGCGCGATCCACCAGATCCCCGGTGACTACCGCGCCCAGGTCAAGGCGTCGGTGAACGCCGGCGTCGACATGTTCATGGAGCCGACGACCACCGAGCCGGTCGGCTACCAGCAGTTCATCGAGACGCTCCTCGCGCTGGTCGCGGACGGCGAGGTGCCGATGAGCCGCATCGACGACGCGGTCTCGCGGATCCTCACCGCCAAGTTCGAGCTCGGGCTGTTCGAGAAGCCGCTCACCGACCGGCGCCACCTCGACGAGATCGGCAGCCGCCAGCACCGGGCGGTCGCCCGGAAGGCGGTCGCGAAGTCGCAGGTCCTGCTCACCAACCGGGGACGCACGCTCCCGCTGAGCCCGCGCAGGCAGCCCGTGTACGTCGCGGGCAGCAACGCCGACAACATCGGCAACCAGGCCGGGGGCTGGACCCTGACCTGGCAGGGCGGGTCGACCAACGTGATCCCCGGGGACACCGTCCTCGACGGCATCCGGAAGGCGTCGCGGTCGCCGGTCACCTTCAGCGAGACGGCGTCGCAGCGGGTCCCGCGCGGGGCCGCCGGCGTCGTCGTCGTCGGCGAGACGCCGTACGCCGAGGGCTTCGGCGACGTGGGCGGTCCCGAGTGGGCCTACGACCCGGGCGACGCCGGCGTCCCGCGGCCCGAGCAGACGATGCGGCTGAGCGAGGCCGACGAGGCGGCGGTGCGCACCGTCTGCGCCCGCGCCGCCTCCTGCACCGTCCTGGTGGTCTCGGGCCGGCCGCTGGTCCTCCCGGACGGCCTGCGCAGGAAGATCGACGCGCTCGTCGCGTCCTGGCTGCCGGGCAGCGAGGGCACCGGCGTCGCCGACGTGCTCTTCGGGGAGCGGCGCTTCACCGGCCGGCTGCCGGTGAGCTGGCCGCGCCGCGTGGACGAGCCGGTCAACGTCGGGGACCGTCGCTACGACCCGCTCTTCCGCTACGGCCACGGGCTGAGCCCGAGGACCGGACGGGGTCGCTGA
- the rimM gene encoding ribosome maturation factor RimM (Essential for efficient processing of 16S rRNA), protein METIELVVGRIGKPHGLKGEVTVDVRTDEPERRYAPGAVLRAEPPSGSASPLRSLTVDRARWHQSTLLVTFAELPDRNAAEAVRGTVLHATVPLDQTPEDPDEFYDHQLVGLAACDVDGRALGEVTALVHGGAQDLLTIRTPDGRDTLVPFVKALVPEVDLAGGRVVVADRPGLVTPLPEDEQEG, encoded by the coding sequence GTGGAGACCATCGAGCTCGTCGTCGGCCGCATCGGCAAGCCGCACGGCCTCAAGGGTGAGGTGACCGTCGACGTCCGCACCGACGAGCCGGAGCGGCGCTACGCCCCCGGCGCCGTCCTGCGCGCCGAGCCGCCCAGCGGCTCCGCGTCGCCGCTGCGGTCGCTGACCGTCGACCGGGCGCGCTGGCACCAGTCCACGCTGCTGGTCACCTTCGCCGAGCTGCCCGACCGCAACGCCGCCGAGGCGGTCCGCGGCACCGTGCTGCACGCGACCGTCCCGCTCGACCAGACCCCCGAGGACCCCGACGAGTTCTACGACCACCAGCTGGTCGGGCTCGCGGCGTGCGACGTCGACGGGCGCGCGCTGGGCGAGGTCACGGCCCTCGTGCACGGTGGCGCCCAGGACCTGCTGACCATCCGCACCCCCGACGGCCGCGACACGCTGGTGCCGTTCGTCAAGGCCCTCGTGCCCGAGGTCGACCTCGCCGGCGGCCGCGTCGTCGTCGCCGACCGGCCCGGCCTGGTCACGCCGCTGCCCGAGGACGAGCAGGAGGGGTAG
- a CDS encoding ROK family transcriptional regulator has translation MPPPGSLERLRVANRRAITGLLAAEGPMSRADLTRASGLSRTTVSSLVGALIASGQVRETAGRGRPHKGGSGRPPVLVALSTPAGGVAGVDVGHRHVRVAVADRGGTVLAEDLAELDVDAHGAEALDRAAAMVRTLLDRAGVPRADLHAVGMCVPAPLDRRSARISTGIMPGWRHLRPARELARRLGVPVHADNDANLGALAELHHGVARGVADLVYLKVASGLGAGIVLGGRLHRGVSGIAGELGHVQVGEDGLVCRCGNRGCLETVVAAPRLIDLLAPAYDEELTTERVLELDDAGDPGVRRVLDDAGRTVGRAVADLCNSLNPEAVVVGGSLGTAPSLVSGVRHAVDRYAQPDTAAAVRVVPGALGDRAEVVGAVALAIARVAAA, from the coding sequence ATGCCCCCGCCGGGCTCGTTGGAACGCCTGCGCGTCGCTAACCGCCGCGCGATCACCGGGCTCCTCGCCGCCGAGGGGCCGATGAGCCGTGCCGACCTCACCCGGGCGAGCGGGCTCTCGCGCACCACCGTCTCCAGCCTGGTCGGCGCGCTGATCGCGAGCGGCCAGGTCCGCGAGACCGCCGGGCGCGGCCGGCCGCACAAGGGCGGCAGCGGTCGCCCGCCGGTGCTCGTCGCGCTGAGCACCCCCGCGGGCGGCGTGGCCGGCGTCGACGTCGGTCACCGGCACGTGCGGGTGGCGGTCGCCGACCGCGGAGGCACCGTGCTCGCCGAGGACCTCGCCGAGCTGGACGTCGACGCCCACGGCGCCGAGGCGCTCGACCGCGCCGCCGCCATGGTGCGGACCCTGCTGGACCGGGCCGGGGTGCCCCGAGCCGACCTGCACGCGGTCGGCATGTGCGTGCCCGCGCCCCTCGACCGGCGCTCCGCACGGATCAGCACCGGCATCATGCCGGGCTGGCGGCACCTCCGGCCGGCCCGGGAGCTCGCCCGGCGCCTCGGCGTACCCGTGCACGCCGACAACGACGCCAACCTCGGCGCGCTCGCCGAGCTGCACCACGGCGTGGCCCGCGGGGTCGCCGACCTCGTCTACCTCAAGGTGGCCAGCGGCCTGGGCGCCGGGATCGTGCTCGGTGGACGGCTGCACCGTGGCGTCTCGGGCATCGCCGGGGAGCTCGGCCACGTGCAGGTCGGCGAGGACGGCCTCGTCTGCCGCTGCGGCAACCGCGGCTGCCTGGAGACCGTCGTCGCCGCGCCCCGCCTCATCGACCTGCTCGCCCCGGCGTACGACGAGGAGCTCACGACCGAGCGGGTCCTCGAGCTCGACGACGCGGGCGACCCCGGCGTACGCCGCGTGCTCGACGACGCGGGGCGCACGGTCGGCCGCGCCGTGGCCGACCTGTGCAACAGCCTCAACCCCGAGGCCGTCGTGGTCGGGGGCTCGCTCGGCACCGCACCCTCGCTGGTGTCCGGTGTCCGCCACGCCGTCGACCGCTACGCGCAGCCCGACACCGCCGCCGCGGTCCGGGTCGTCCCCGGCGCGCTCGGCGACCGGGCCGAGGTCGTCGGGGCGGTCGCGCTCGCGATCGCCCGGGTTGCCGCCGCCTGA
- the ffh gene encoding signal recognition particle protein, which yields MFATLSDRLADTFKNLRGKGRLSEADIDATAREIRIALLEADVALPVVKEFVAAVKERARGEEVSGALNPAQQIIKIVHEELVGILGGETRRLRYAKTGPTVVMLAGLQGAGKTTLAAKLALWLKEQGKTPMLVACDLQRPNAVTQLQVNGERVGVPVFAPEAGNGVGDPVAVARASVEEAKRKLHDVVIIDTAGRLGVDAELMRQAADIRDAVRPDEVLFVVDAMIGQDAVSTARAFLDGVGYDGVVLTKLDGDARGGAALSIASVTGKPVMFASNGEKMTDFDLFHPDRMASRILDMGDMLTLIEQAEKTFDSEQALQAAQKLSGQGGEFTLDDFLQQMQQVRKLGSMSKIMGMLPGMGQFREQLENFDEREIDRLQAIIQSMTPAERANPKIIDGSRRARIARGSGRQVSDVNQLVDRFFEARKMMMQMARGGGMPGMPGMPGMPGMPGLGGGGKRGKAKAQPKKGKGAKRSGNPAKAAQQAAAEKDKAAAGAGNPFGLPGEGIDYEKAAAELDLPKDFSKFLK from the coding sequence GTGTTCGCCACACTCTCCGACCGGCTTGCCGACACCTTCAAGAACCTCCGGGGGAAGGGTCGGCTCTCCGAGGCCGACATCGACGCCACCGCGCGCGAGATCCGCATCGCGCTGCTCGAGGCCGACGTCGCCCTGCCCGTGGTCAAGGAGTTCGTCGCCGCGGTCAAGGAGCGGGCCCGCGGCGAGGAGGTCAGCGGCGCGCTGAACCCGGCGCAGCAGATCATCAAGATCGTCCACGAGGAGCTCGTCGGCATCCTCGGCGGCGAGACCCGGCGGCTGCGCTACGCCAAGACCGGCCCGACCGTCGTGATGCTCGCCGGCCTCCAGGGCGCCGGCAAGACCACGCTGGCCGCCAAGCTCGCGCTCTGGCTCAAGGAGCAGGGCAAGACCCCGATGCTCGTGGCCTGCGACCTGCAGCGCCCCAACGCCGTCACCCAGCTGCAGGTCAACGGCGAGCGGGTCGGCGTGCCCGTCTTCGCGCCCGAGGCCGGCAACGGCGTCGGCGACCCGGTCGCGGTCGCGCGCGCGTCGGTCGAGGAGGCCAAGCGCAAGCTGCACGACGTCGTCATCATCGACACCGCCGGCCGGCTCGGCGTCGACGCCGAGCTGATGCGGCAGGCCGCCGACATCCGCGACGCTGTCCGCCCCGACGAGGTGCTCTTCGTCGTCGACGCGATGATCGGCCAGGACGCGGTGTCCACCGCGCGGGCGTTCCTCGACGGGGTCGGGTACGACGGCGTCGTCCTCACCAAGCTCGACGGCGACGCCCGCGGTGGTGCGGCGCTCTCGATCGCCTCGGTCACCGGCAAGCCGGTCATGTTCGCCTCCAACGGCGAGAAGATGACCGACTTCGACCTCTTCCACCCCGACCGGATGGCCTCGCGCATCCTCGACATGGGCGACATGCTCACCCTGATCGAGCAGGCCGAGAAGACCTTCGACTCCGAGCAGGCGCTCCAGGCCGCGCAGAAGCTCAGCGGGCAGGGCGGCGAGTTCACCCTCGACGACTTCCTGCAGCAGATGCAGCAGGTGCGCAAGCTCGGCTCGATGTCGAAGATCATGGGGATGCTGCCCGGGATGGGGCAGTTCCGCGAGCAGCTGGAGAACTTCGACGAGCGCGAGATCGACCGCCTCCAGGCGATCATCCAGTCGATGACGCCGGCCGAGCGCGCCAACCCCAAGATCATCGACGGCTCGCGCCGGGCGCGGATCGCCCGAGGCTCCGGCCGCCAGGTCTCCGACGTCAACCAGCTCGTGGACCGGTTCTTCGAGGCCCGCAAGATGATGATGCAGATGGCCCGCGGCGGCGGGATGCCGGGCATGCCCGGGATGCCCGGCATGCCGGGGATGCCGGGGCTCGGAGGCGGCGGCAAGCGCGGCAAGGCCAAGGCGCAGCCCAAGAAGGGCAAGGGCGCCAAGCGCTCCGGCAACCCCGCCAAGGCCGCGCAGCAGGCGGCGGCCGAGAAGGACAAGGCGGCCGCCGGCGCCGGCAACCCGTTCGGGCTGCCGGGCGAGGGCATCGACTACGAGAAGGCCGCCGCCGAGCTCGACCTGCCCAAGGACTTCTCCAAGTTCCTGAAGTGA